ACCAGGTTGCGGTCGAGGCCATGCGGGAAGCGATGGACACACTGCCGATGCGCGGCACGGTGGTCATCGGCGAAGGCGAACGAGACGAGGCGCCGATGTTGTTCATCGGCGAGAAGGTCGGCCGCAATGAGGCTGACGACATCGAAGTCGACATCGCCGTCGATCCACTCGAAGGCACGAACCTGTGTGCTACCGGCTCACCCGGCGCCATCGCGGTGCTGGCCGCCTCCAACCGCGGCGGCCTCTTGCACGCCCCGGATTGCTACATGGAGAAGATCATCGTCGGGCCCGCTGCCAAGGGCGCGATCCACCTCGACGCCCCGGTGGCGGAGAATCTCAAGGCCATTGCCAACCGGCTGCATCGCTCCGTCAAGGATCTGGTGGTGATCGTGCTCGATCGGCCGCGCCACGAGAATCTGATCGAAGACATCCGCAGCGCCGGTGCCCGCATCCGCCTCATCGGCGACGGTGATCTCGGAGCCGGCATCTCGGC
This DNA window, taken from Candidatus Binatia bacterium, encodes the following:
- the glpX gene encoding class II fructose-bisphosphatase → MAMENLLSREFLRVVEEAAIAAARTMGKGDRHGSDQVAVEAMREAMDTLPMRGTVVIGEGERDEAPMLFIGEKVGRNEADDIEVDIAVDPLEGTNLCATGSPGAIAVLAASNRGGLLHAPDCYMEKIIVGPAAKGAIHLDAPVAENLKAIANRLHRSVKDLVVIVLDRPRHENLIEDIRSAGARIRLIGDGDLGAGISAAVRRTNVHAVMGTGGAPEGVLTAAALRCLNGSMQARLVPTKEGQEERMKAMGISDPKRIYTERDLAPGPDIIFAASGVTDGSLLRGVRFFGHGFRTNSLVMALQDRMIRFVDTVRLDGAADVVVEF